The DNA sequence TTGCAGTCCTTAGAACAATTTTTCCTACAATCACTCTCCTTCACAGCAACTCCTCTGGTGTCCTTGCTCAAGAAATGATCAACCCCTTCTACTTTATAGTAATGGAAATTACTTTCCCTACAAGAGCTAAGCTTCTCAGGCTGACAATTCTTGCTCCAACCCATTAGTCCATTTGCCAAAGGGCATGCCACACATTGGTTATCCTCACAGAGACCAAAGTTCCCACATCGATCAGGCAATTGGCACTCATTTTCCCATGTTGAATCTCTATCAAAGAGACTGAATGTGACCTCCCATGCACCCCAATCAACCTTTTCATAGTAAGTGTAAATCTTAACATTCCCATCTATTCCAAGCCTAAGAAATGACAATGTGCTATTGTATTTTGGTCTGCCCAGTACGAGATTTCTTCCTAATGAAGTATTGGCCGCTTGGTACTCTAATGTTATGTCAAAAGCAAAACCCTCAACGGTTTCTGGGTCATTTTTCAATGTCACAAACTCTAGAGGACCATTTTGGAAAATACTAAACCTTTTGGATAATGAGAAGTAGAGAAGTGGCTTAGCAGAGTTCTTGCTCTTGTAGTATAGGTCAACTCCTCTAGGCCCCATTACCAAGCTATAAGGTCCATTGAAGTTCTCCTTCTCGGATAGCCTGCTCACAAGTTTAGTCACACCCCCAACTTTCAGAGACTGACCCACTAACAGAGTGTCTGTTGGGTGTTCGAAACTTTGCCAAACAGAGTTACCCTTTGAGTCATGAAGAACCATGTTTCCATTTGGAAGCAACTTAAAGCCCACCACACCTCTGTTGGCAGTGTTGGTTTGCCAAGCGACTCGGCCATCGGAATCGGCCAAGACAAGGTTTCCATCGACTGTGAAAGTGAAGGTTGCCTTTTCTTTGACAGGGTTGCTCCGGTTGGCCTCCCAAACCCACCGGAAAAGTGACTCAGAACGTGTGGTAGCCATTCGAAGGGCGAGAGTGAAGGCATTTGGGGTGGTGTTGTAGAAACATAGTTGGAAAGGCGAATTGAAAACGTCAATAACTCTGTAGTTTGCATTGTATTCGACAATTAGAGGTCCAAATTCTCCTTCATTGATAAACTTGAAGGTGGCAGTGGAAGGAACTTGAGCTTGAGAATGGGAAAGAAAGAGTGAGAGAAAGAATAGGGAAAACAATGACATGTTTAAGGAAGGAGATTGAGACATTTGTTTTCTTGGTATATGGGGATTGTGTTTTAATTTAGAACTGGGTTGGGTTTCTATTTATAGTGAAATATGTAATTGAATTTTTTGGTGAGGAAAGGAATTATGTATATGGGATTTTGGATCATCTTTAATGGAGTACTCTAGCTTTTTGAAATAGCCATAGATAGAACGattctttcatatatttttcagtCCCACATTGAGTAGACgccaaatttcttaaaatattacCGTGTCACACTgagatttaaattttgataaatttgaatttttcattcACTGAAACAAAGTATTGATGGAGACAATTCAAATTCTGACTAATGTTGCATAGATTGATCATTTCGGATTGAacaatacacttttttttttttttttctaaacacaATTTGCAGAAATTGacatggcatatatatatatatatatatgcatatagtcCCATTTAAGTATAGCACTATCAACATAGATTTCTTTTGtaaggttttatttatttatttttaagttgcAAGAATCAATTATAGAATATTACTTTAAAAACAGGGATAAAAATTTTTGCTTTTAAGAAGCTGAATGAGACATGCAAATTAAACTATATAAGAGCAAATagaaagtttataaatttgtgGGTGAAAATGCGGTTGGTAATTGCCAATTGCTTTTACTGTGAAATGGTAACTTTGCGGTAAGAGAGTGAATCACCATTCTGCGCTGTCTGTTTGTCTATCTTCACTTTATTGATGTCATGCATATAAGGAGGAAAAACACTGCTTGTCTCTgaaattttttcttatattgGTTTGTCAGGTTTCATTTGTTTAATGACTTTTTGAGCGAGCAAGTACAATATTCATTTACATACGTAGATACAACAACGATTAACTATTTACAACTTTgacttaattaataaaaattatatatgtatatatataagaggcTACAGTACAATCTGTTGATTTATGGATTTCcatcaaaattgatatttttttaaaaaaatattagcttttttatgtatatatatacagtaaaattgatatattttttttaaattattagtttTGATGCGGATCCACATACTGATAGATCGTATCTAATCTTTtcatagatatacatatatattcatattcaaaGCTGGTTGTGTTTGGTATTTGTGTGTATAATTGATAACTTATGGTTGATAAAGAGCAAACAAATATGTGACCACCATCAAGACATAATTcctcaatattttattagtttgttttTCATGATGGTCGTCTCGCTGATAGTACAAGAATATTTTAAGGTTTAATTTTCAAAGTTAGAGAGTATAAATAGCGGTTTAATTAATGTAGTGGTCGAGTACCATAAAAAGTATAAACAAAACGCAATAATAAAAATGGATATATTTTGTTACGGCTGGTCAAGTTTTAAGGTCATCTATAAGGATTCCAACAACTTGAATTTTCCTCTGTGACATAGAAGTAGATATCCTGCACTTATAATGGGAGTgagatatttattttcataacctGCACATACATGTAAAAAGCTGCATGACCTTGTAATACATTGATTGTACTGTACCATCATACGCCATATTCAAATTACCCTTGGTTGAAGCAAGAAAAATATGTTTGTAGATTGAGAGAGAACATAAATCATGAACATTAATGAAATTGTAAGAGAAAACAATCAATTAAATGTGTTGAATAGTTATCACTTCAGGAAAATATCATgacttcttcttattttttattttaaaatattattgtgttaaattgaaaatattatttgatttactttcaattgaaaacccaaaaaaaaaaaaaaagtgaaaatatttttttatgccaaTTAAACTAAAAAGGCTTTAAATTTCCTTTTGAGTTGATGAAAGGTAGAGAATACAACTATACGAAAATTAAGGAGTccaaattaccaaaattttaaaataaaataaaataaaggcgTCCAGGATGATGATTGGGGTTTCGATGGGGGTTTTATTGAAAACTAACCACTTTACAAAtcactttttgaaaaatagcaaaatttttatttttcttttcttaaattttagcCAACTTTTAGTACATcaggaccaaaataccctttgtactttttttttgggggtcttTTTTCTCTACCGAAATgcaactttcttttattttgttgtttttggtttttttttttttcctcctttcccttttcctttcgaaACACAACTAGGGCTTTCGAACAAAGCGaagctttccctttccctttagaaacaCACCAGCGCCATTTTCACTTCAAGTAAAATTGTCCTCCCATTCACCGGTGTTATAGAAGAACCAGTTTTTGGAAAATTGTCCTCCCTCCCCATGCCCATGCAATGTTTTTTGATTTTCGTCTTTGAGCAGAGAGACAAGTTtctggaaaatcaaaattagcttGCAAATTTCTATAGAAGGTCCACATTTTCGTTAGTTAGTTTGCcgaagaagaaagtgaaggaatcgtgaaagaagaaagtgaaggaatcgctgaagaaaaaagtgaaaagaaaaaagtgaaggCATAGCTAAAAGAGGTAAGAGTTTCAAGAACTTTTTTGACTAAAAATATGGACTGAAAATCAAATTGTGGAATGTAGGGGCCACGTGAAGCCGATTTTCTTCTACatactgtctctctctctctctttctttttctctttgccTTTGCTAGCTTCTATCACTATCACAAGAACACTAAACTCAGAGACTCACACACTTAGATCTGAAATCcacaaaccccaaaatttcttaGTTCCTAGGATGATCTGGGTAAGCATTTTCTCTTCTATATTagtagttttgtttttgttttctttcgttGTTAATTCACTGTTTATGGTTCTATGGAATTGTTTGCTTGTCTTTGATTCGGGAAATGGTAGGCAATCTAAGAAGTAGAGCTTTGGTCCTGCTCTTGGCTTTTAAATGTGGCGTTTTTGGGTTTAGGGTGGTGGTGCTGCATTTTTGGGGGCTCTATGTTTGTCGATGCTCGAGTTTGAAATGAGTTTAATGTGATTATATTGATGGAAGCTTATAGTTGCTATTGGGTTTGTGATCTTGTTTATGTAATCTATGATTTAGTGCtttaattttgtcaattaaGTGATTTAAGTGGAATGAGCTACTAGTTCTTTGTGGGGTGAATATTTGTGGGGTGCTGCTAAATTGAGTTAATGCTCTGTTCGGGTCGAGAGAAAATGTAATCTTGTTCATGTAATCTTCGTCAACTGCATGTAGTTACCTCATATCCTGACATCTAAAGTATTGTCATTTTTTTGGATGTTTggatagaaagaaaagaaaaagaaaaagaaaatagaaaggaTGTTTCTCCTTTTCATTATTGTAGAGTTATTAGTTAAGCATTTCTGATCCTAGTTGTTGAAAATTTTGTGTAACCCTATTTCTGATCTTTAGGTTGCTGTAAggtttctcttctttcttgcaAACTTTTTGTTCTTTAGGTTGCTGTAAggtttctcttctttcttgcaAACTTTTTGTTCTTAGTTTTGAAGCTTTTGTActattagttaatatatttttggtcaTTGAATTTGTTTTGTTCGATTTTGATTTCCTATTAATGAGTTctgttctttctgtttgttttgGACTACGGCAAGAAAATTTCAATTACTTTGACAAATCATattctcctccaactccaaacATTAAGCTCAAAAAATATCAGCTACattaaatataatcaaaacAGTATAATAGTACAAACtcaagaagaaaatatatttaataatatatagcgAATACAAATTGAAAAGCAAAAAGCTGTGGATAATATAGTGCATAGTTAAGTAGAATGTCTAAATCAATGCCTGATTAACAAAGTAGCATTCACCAGCT is a window from the Ziziphus jujuba cultivar Dongzao chromosome 11, ASM3175591v1 genome containing:
- the LOC107432530 gene encoding epidermis-specific secreted glycoprotein EP1, which codes for MSQSPSLNMSLFSLFFLSLFLSHSQAQVPSTATFKFINEGEFGPLIVEYNANYRVIDVFNSPFQLCFYNTTPNAFTLALRMATTRSESLFRWVWEANRSNPVKEKATFTFTVDGNLVLADSDGRVAWQTNTANRGVVGFKLLPNGNMVLHDSKGNSVWQSFEHPTDTLLVGQSLKVGGVTKLVSRLSEKENFNGPYSLVMGPRGVDLYYKSKNSAKPLLYFSLSKRFSIFQNGPLEFVTLKNDPETVEGFAFDITLEYQAANTSLGRNLVLGRPKYNSTLSFLRLGIDGNVKIYTYYEKVDWGAWEVTFSLFDRDSTWENECQLPDRCGNFGLCEDNQCVACPLANGLMGWSKNCQPEKLSSCRESNFHYYKVEGVDHFLSKDTRGVAVKESDCRKNCSKDCKCLGYFYNQQTSRCWIAYELKTLKKVAKPTHVGYIKAPNH